The Gemmobacter aquarius genome contains the following window.
GTCTGCGAGGCGAAAATTTCCGCACGCGATTTCGGTGCTCCGGTCGACAGGATGAACCCTTCGGCAAAGACCGGCAGTGCCGCAAAGATTGCGACCCCCGCGACGACCCCCGCCCGCACCCGTTTGATCACCATTCACCGTCCCTGCACTGGTTTCTTGCGGCGGGACTATCGATCAAAAGATCGCATTTTGCCAGCGCTTTTGCCCGCTTCGGCGCAAAGCCGCAGCCCGCCGATTGCGGCAGGTGCCGAGGCCCGTTATAGCAGTTTGTTAACCAAGCGGCGGATAGGGTCGGTCGCAGGATCTGGATCAGGAGGGACGAATGGCAGGCTCTGTCAACAAGGTGATCATCGTCGGCAACCTCGGGCGCGACCCCGAGGTGCGGAGTTTCCCGAATGGCGGCAAGGTGGTGAACCTGCGCATCGCCACGTCGGAAAACTGGCGCGACAAGGCGACGGGCGAGCGCAAGGAACGGACCGAATGGCATTCGGTGGCGATCTTCAACGAAAACCTCGCCAAGATTGCCGAGCAATATCTTCGCAAGGGATCGACTGTCTATATCGAGGGGCAGCTCGAGACCCGTAAATGGCAGGACCAGTCGGGGGCCGACCGCTATACGACCGAAGTGGTGCTGCGGGCGTTCCGCGGCGAGTTGACGCTGCTTGGCGGTCGCGGTGAGGGCGGCGGCGGTGGCGGCGGCGGTGGCGATGACCGCGGCGGCTATGACGACTATCAGGGCGGCGGCAGCGCATCGGGTGGCGGCGGTGCCCGCAGCGGTGGCGGTGGCGGCTATGGCGGCGGATCGTCGGGCGGTGGCGGTGGTGGTGGCGGTGGTCGCGCCAATGACATGGACGACGAAATCCCGTTCTGATTGCAAAGCCCGGCCCGCAAGGTCCGGGCTTTTCTTTGGGCTTGCCGCTTGGCTTGGCGCCGTGCTTTCTGTCGCCACGGTTAGGGAGGAACGGCGGAATGGTGCGGACGGGTTTGGGACAGATAGCCGCAGGCGTGGTGCTGGCGATGGCGATGGCTTTCGCTGCGCCGGTCCGGGCGGATGACGGGGCACGCGTGATCGCCAACTGGTACCGGCTTGTGCTCGAACTGGTGCGCCACACGCCGACCTATTCGCCGCCCGTCGCGTCGCGGGCGTTTTCCTACCTGGGAGTGATCGCCTATGAGGCCGTCGCTACGGGCAAGCCGGACATGGTGTCCTTTGCCGGACAACTGACCGATCTGACGCCAGTTCCCCCGCGCGAGGCTGGCCTGGCCTATGACGAGGCCGTGGTGGTCAATGCCGCGATGACCGATGCGGTGAAGGTGTTCTTTTCCAACACCGGCCCCACAGGGCAGCGTGCCAAGGCCGCTATGGAGAAGAGCCTGACCGCGCAGGTGGTCGAGGGTGTCGCCCCCGATGTGGTGGAGCGGAGCAAGGCTTACGGGAAAGTCGTTGCGGACCATATCATCGCCTGGTCTTCGACCGATGGCGGCGCCGTGGTCGAGAACATGGGCTTTCCCTATGAATCCGCCCTTGCCAAAGGCCCCGGCGACTGGGTGCCCACCAGCCTGATCGTGCAGCAGCAAAAACCACTGTTGCCCGATTGGGGCAATGTGCGCCCCTTTGCGATGCCTGCGGGCGATGCCTGCGCCCTGCCCCCGCCGCCCGCTTATTCCGAAGACCCCTCGTCGGCCTTTTATGCCGAGGCAAAAGAGGTCTATGACGTGACGACCAACCTGACTCCCGAGCAGAAGCTGATCGCGCGGTTCTGGTCGGACGATCCGATGCTGTCGCCCACGCCCCCCGGCCATTGGACGGCGATCGCGATGGATATCCTCGACGCGCAGGACGCCGACGCCGCACGGCGGGCCGAGGTGCTGGCGCGGCTCGGGATCGCGGTGGCCGATGCCTTCATCGGCTGCTGGCAGAGCAAATACGAATACAATCTACTGCGGCCCGTGACCTATATCCGCCGCGTGATCGACCCGAAATGGGAGGCGCTGCTGATCACCCCGCCCTTTCCGGAATACCCGTCGGGCCATTCCACCCAGTCGGGGGCGGCGGCGGCGGTCTTGACCGACCTGTTCGGCGAGAACTTCGCCTTCGACGACGCCACGCATGAGGATGAGGGGATGGCAGCGCGGCATTATCCCAGCTTTGCGACGGCGGCCGAGGAAGCGGCGCTGTCGCGACTTTATGGCGGCATCCATTTCCGCTCGGCCATCGAGCGCGGGTTGGAACAGGGGCGCTGCATCGGGGCGCATGTGAATGCATTGAGGACGCGGAAATGAAGGCTTTTGCGCTGGTTTTGTTGCTGCTGCCTGCGGTGGCACGGGCCGAAGACCCCGCCATTCCGGCTTTCGCCGACGAAACGCTGTCTTCAGGGTTGGAGCACAGTTTCACCGGCGAATGGACCTTCATGGTGGGCGGCGGGGCTGCGGCCTTCGATTGCAACGGCGACAGGAAGCCCGAATTGTTCATGGCCGGCGGCACGGCCATGGCGCAATTGTTCCGCAATGACTCGGCCATTGGCGGGGCGCTGAAATTCGTCGCCGTCGAAAGCGGGCTGGAGCAGGACGAGGTGGCAGGCGGCTACCCGATCGACATCGACAGCGACGGGATCACCGATCTGGTGCTGCTGCGCGTCGGGCCAGACCGCGTGATGCGGGGTCTGGGCGATTGCCGCTTCGAAGAGGCGACGGATTGGGGTTTTGACGGGCTTGACCTGTGGTCGACCGCCTTTGCCGCGACATGGGAGCGGGGCGCAGATTGGCCGACACTGGCGGTGGGCACCTATATCGACCGCACGCAAGAGGCCTTTCCCTGGGGGTCTTGTACGCCGAATTACCTGTACCGGCCCAAGGGCAAGGGGTTCGATTCGCCCCTGCCGCTGACGCCCGGGTTTTGTGCGCTGTCGATCCTGTTCACCGACTGGAACCGGTCGGGCACCCCTGCCCTGC
Protein-coding sequences here:
- the ssb gene encoding single-stranded DNA-binding protein codes for the protein MAGSVNKVIIVGNLGRDPEVRSFPNGGKVVNLRIATSENWRDKATGERKERTEWHSVAIFNENLAKIAEQYLRKGSTVYIEGQLETRKWQDQSGADRYTTEVVLRAFRGELTLLGGRGEGGGGGGGGGDDRGGYDDYQGGGSASGGGGARSGGGGGYGGGSSGGGGGGGGGRANDMDDEIPF
- a CDS encoding vanadium-dependent haloperoxidase; translated protein: MVRTGLGQIAAGVVLAMAMAFAAPVRADDGARVIANWYRLVLELVRHTPTYSPPVASRAFSYLGVIAYEAVATGKPDMVSFAGQLTDLTPVPPREAGLAYDEAVVVNAAMTDAVKVFFSNTGPTGQRAKAAMEKSLTAQVVEGVAPDVVERSKAYGKVVADHIIAWSSTDGGAVVENMGFPYESALAKGPGDWVPTSLIVQQQKPLLPDWGNVRPFAMPAGDACALPPPPAYSEDPSSAFYAEAKEVYDVTTNLTPEQKLIARFWSDDPMLSPTPPGHWTAIAMDILDAQDADAARRAEVLARLGIAVADAFIGCWQSKYEYNLLRPVTYIRRVIDPKWEALLITPPFPEYPSGHSTQSGAAAAVLTDLFGENFAFDDATHEDEGMAARHYPSFATAAEEAALSRLYGGIHFRSAIERGLEQGRCIGAHVNALRTRK